One Cucurbita pepo subsp. pepo cultivar mu-cu-16 chromosome LG07, ASM280686v2, whole genome shotgun sequence genomic region harbors:
- the LOC111798399 gene encoding ubiquitin carboxyl-terminal hydrolase 23 isoform X3 has translation MADGKRVDYVPARRTFKGFDNGGGDFELTTLNPNSSFGQKSGSNVDHSALKGKKLDGSELLENGLDPELSFEITFRRIGAGLQNLGNTCFLNSVLQCLTYTEPLAAYLQSGKHQNSCHVAGFCALCAIQKHVSRALQSSGRILAPKDLVSNLRCISRNFKNARQEDAHEYMVNLLESMHRCCLPLGLPSESPSAYEKSLVHKIFGGRLRSQVKCMQCSFCSNKFDPFLDLSLDIVKADSIHKAFKNFTTPELLDGGERQYQCQRCKQKVKALKQFTVYKAPYVLTIHLKRFQSYNLEEKIHKKIQFSPTLDLAPFVSGSYADGDLKYTLYGVLVHHGGSTRSGHYYCYVRTSSGMWYALDDNRVSHVGDRTVFEQQAYMLFYVRDRRKVVPKKPVDIASKENMKTSTNLNKPGSIVNPGQKDICTQNRTFEKKLNGPSNDELVKELKDSSNVGTSKTTISNGPSVPRETERASKECSVPEVSSMPKSPSVGISSLKTFNKEIIPNSSSAGDLPSLPRGMNSSFHATNSKSSLAKAADTEINHVDRSLGVSVATSLRVIDANASAILQANDNAAASIQESGCKTLKKSDPEVVPNQPMSESSKVGISDQISAGNLSSGDASNCKKMPDESNKISSSTMVEGLLLSKTLDSKHGRGLKRKLLKYPSGSLHLSSNILFKTSLSLCKKKKHRRKKRQSPGSKTLTVESLFSRNDVSSDFGPSTSEKSKSICLVSKSRKKDKHGSRESNGNCARKEGHKVESLTDIVDKEGEKRSTEAHSVVATMNTLNCSTDSIIVANHNGSVETNCLKDRKRSSNQDGSRRALTNGFQDTVVKQWDGIDMPSSGNGFTGMENVSIGYVADEWDEEYDQGKRKKIRQFKHTFDGPNPFQEIATKKSQFKKVKVERCGSGNEPFRI, from the exons ATGGCTGACGGG aagagggtggattatgtTCCAGCTAGGAGAACTTTCAAGGGGTTTGATAACGGCGGCGGCGATTTTGAACTCACGACGCTAAACCCCAATAGCTCGTTTGGTCAGAAATCTGGTTCTAATGTGGATCATTCGGCTCTTAAGGGGAAGAAATTGGATGGGTCGGAGCTTTTGGAAAATGGGTTGGACCCCGAGCTCAGTTTCGAGATCACCTTTCGCCGAATT GGTGCTGGTTTGCAAAATCTTGGGAACACATGTTTTCTCAACTCAGTGTTGCAGTGTTTGACATATACAGAGCCTCTGGCTGCATATCTTCAAAGCGGGAAGCATCAAAATTCTT GCCATGTAGCTGGATTCTGTGCTCTATGTGCCATCCAGAAGCATGTCAGCCGTGCTTTGCAGTCAAGTGGGAGAATATTAGCACCCAAGGATCTTGTTTCTAATTTGCGAT GTATATCTCGCAACTTCAAAAATGCTAGACAAGAAGATGCTCATGAGTACATGGTAAACTTGCTTGAATCAATGCATAGGTGTTGCTTGCCTTTAGGCCTGCCAAGTGAATCTCCTAGTGCCTATGAGAAGAGTTTGGTACACAAGATTTTTGGTGGTCGCCTCCGAAGTCAG GTCAAATGCATGCAATGTTCTTTTTGCTCCAACAAGTTTGATCCATTTTTAGATCTAAGTCTGGACATAGTGAAGGCTGATTCTATTCATAAAGCATTTAAAAACTTCACTACTCCTGAGCTGTTGGATGGAGGGGAAAGGCAGTATCAATGTCAACGATGCAAGCAAAAAGTTAAGGCTCTTAAGCAGTTCACAGTTTACAAGGCACCTTATGTTTTAACTATTCATCTCAAGCGATTCCAGTCGTACAATCTTGAAGAAAAGATCCACAAAAAGATTCAATTTAGCCCTACATTGGATCTTGCTCCTTTTGTCAGTGGTTCCTATGCT GATGGAGATTTGAAGTACACTCTTTATGGGGTTCTGGTTCATCATGGTGGTAGCACCCGTAGTGGTCATTATTACTGTTACGTTCGAACATCCAGTGGAATGTGGTATGCCCTTGATGACAATCGG GTTTCACATGTTGGTGACAGGACAGTTTTTGAGCAGCAGGCATACATGTTATTTTATGTACGGGACCGAAGAAAAGTTGTTCCAAAGAAACCCGTCGACATTGCTTCGAAAGAGAATATGAAAACATCtaccaatttaaataaacCTGGTTCCATTGTCAACCCAGGTCAGAAGGACATCTGTACACAGAATCGTACATttgaaaaaaagttaaatggtCCCTCCAATGATGAATTGgtaaaagagttaaaagaCTCATCAAACGTAGGTACatcaaaaacaacaatttcaaATGGACCATCTGTCCCGAGAGAAACTGAACGGGCAAGTAAAGAATGCTCAGTACCGGAGGTATCGTCCATGCCAAAATCTCCTTCAGTGGGAATCTCCtcattaaaaacttttaacaaGGAAATTATTCCGAACTCTAGTTCCGCGGGAGATTTACCATCGTTACCCAGAGGAATGAACAGTAGCTTTCACGCTACTAATTCCAAGAGCTCTTTGGCCAAAGCAGCTGATACGGAAATCAACCATGTCGACAGAAGCTTGGGTGTCTCAGTTGCTACTTCTCTCAGGGTAATTGATGCCAACGCATCTGCCATTCTTCAGGCT AATGATAATGCTGCTGCTTCAATCCAAGAGTCTGGCTGTAAAACGTTGAAGAAATCTGACCCTGAAGTAGTACCAAATCAACCAATGTCAGAAAGTAGCAAG GTTGGCATTTCAGATCAAATTTCGGCTGGTAACTTGTCTTCTGGGGATGCTTCTAATTGTAAGAAGATGCCCGATGagtcaaataaaatatcaagTTCAACTATGGTAGAGGGACTTTTGCTCTCAAAAACTCTTGATTCGAAGCATGGCAGAGgattgaaaagaaaacttttgaaGTACCCTTCGGGAAGTTTGCATCTCAGCTCAAACATTCTTTTCAAGACATCCTTAAGCCTgtgtaagaagaagaaacatagAAGGAAAAAACGCCAATCTCCAGGCTCCAAAACTCTCACTGTGGAAAGCTTGTTCAGTAGAAACGATGTGTCATCTGATTTTGGTCCATCTACATCTGAGAAATCCAAGTCCATTTGCTTAGTTTCTAAGTCCAGGAAGAAGGATAAGCATGGTTCTAGAGAAAGTAATGGTAATTGCGCAAGGAAAGAAGGTCATAAAGTGGAGTCGCTGACTGATATAGTTGATAAAGAAGGCGAAAAGAGAAGTACAGAGGCACATTCTGTGGTTGCAACTATGAACACATTGAATTGTAGTACTGACTCTATCATAGTGGCTAATCACAATGGGTCTGTTGAGACGAATTGTttaaaagatagaaaaagaaGTTCTAATCAAGATGGCTCACGTCGTGCTCTTACCAATGGCTTTCAAGATACAGTTG TCAAGCAGTGGGATGGGATAGACATGCCTTCATCTGGGAATGGGTTCACTGGTATGGAGAATGTTAGCATTGGCTACGTTGCAGATGAATG GGACGAAGAATACGATCaagggaagaggaagaag
- the LOC111798795 gene encoding uncharacterized protein LOC111798795 codes for MFESKHIENQISAVDCSSVNGDGDEARKRIATAEIRRDDDDDDDDDDDDDNDGKMEIGKKGFGKAKQVMFYPFRKAKKQILRCRIKRTSSCSSSCSSSIFSITRTNSWDKSVYDASVNQGCGFCFAKHSISDSKNGSPTDPNHPKFTDEMLKVLIEKNDFYSKESNPHLDFQVDTKQEEDIQLGFAC; via the exons ATGTTCGAATCAAAACATATTGAAAACCAAATCTCAGCTGTTGATTGCAGTAGCGTTAATGGCGATGGCGACGAGGCTCGTAAAAGAATCGCGACGGCCGAAATCAGGCgcgatgatgatgatgacgacgacgacgacgacgacgacgataACGATGGAAAAATGGAGATCGGTAAAAAAGGCTTTGGAAAAGCGAAACAGGTGATGTTCTATCCATTTCGAAAGGCGAAGAAACAGATTCTTCGGTGTAGGATTAAGAGGAcctcttcttgttcttcttcttgttcttcttcgaTTTTTAGTATTACAAGAACAAATTCTTGGGATAAGAGTGTTTATGATGCGAGTGTAAATCAAGGCTGTGGTTTCTGTTTTGCGAAACATTCAATTTCAGATTCTAAGAATGGATCTCCGACTGATCCGAATCATCCGAAGTTCACTGATGAAATGTTGAAAGTTCTTATTGAAAAGAATGATTTCTATTCCAAAGAATCCAATCCTCATTTGG ATTTTCAAGTGGACACTAAACAGGAAGAAGACATTCAATTGGGGTTTGCTTGTTGA
- the LOC111798399 gene encoding ubiquitin carboxyl-terminal hydrolase 23 isoform X2, producing the protein MADGVVFKPELGDNQSDCPGASTDLVFSLFQKRVDYVPARRTFKGFDNGGGDFELTTLNPNSSFGQKSGSNVDHSALKGKKLDGSELLENGLDPELSFEITFRRIGAGLQNLGNTCFLNSVLQCLTYTEPLAAYLQSGKHQNSCHVAGFCALCAIQKHVSRALQSSGRILAPKDLVSNLRCISRNFKNARQEDAHEYMVNLLESMHRCCLPLGLPSESPSAYEKSLVHKIFGGRLRSQVKCMQCSFCSNKFDPFLDLSLDIVKADSIHKAFKNFTTPELLDGGERQYQCQRCKQKVKALKQFTVYKAPYVLTIHLKRFQSYNLEEKIHKKIQFSPTLDLAPFVSGSYADGDLKYTLYGVLVHHGGSTRSGHYYCYVRTSSGMWYALDDNRVSHVGDRTVFEQQAYMLFYVRDRRKVVPKKPVDIASKENMKTSTNLNKPGSIVNPGQKDICTQNRTFEKKLNGPSNDELVKELKDSSNVGTSKTTISNGPSVPRETERASKECSVPEVSSMPKSPSVGISSLKTFNKEIIPNSSSAGDLPSLPRGMNSSFHATNSKSSLAKAADTEINHVDRSLGVSVATSLRNDNAAASIQESGCKTLKKSDPEVVPNQPMSESSKVGISDQISAGNLSSGDASNCKKMPDESNKISSSTMVEGLLLSKTLDSKHGRGLKRKLLKYPSGSLHLSSNILFKTSLSLCKKKKHRRKKRQSPGSKTLTVESLFSRNDVSSDFGPSTSEKSKSICLVSKSRKKDKHGSRESNGNCARKEGHKVESLTDIVDKEGEKRSTEAHSVVATMNTLNCSTDSIIVANHNGSVETNCLKDRKRSSNQDGSRRALTNGFQDTVVKQWDGIDMPSSGNGFTGMENVSIGYVADEWDEEYDQGKRKKIRQFKHTFDGPNPFQEIATKKSQFKKVKVERCGSGNEPFRI; encoded by the exons ATGGCTGACGGGGTTGTTTTCAAACCGGAGCTTGGTGATAATCAGTCGGATTGTCCTGGGGCATCGACTGATTTAGTGTTTTCTCTGTTTCagaagagggtggattatgtTCCAGCTAGGAGAACTTTCAAGGGGTTTGATAACGGCGGCGGCGATTTTGAACTCACGACGCTAAACCCCAATAGCTCGTTTGGTCAGAAATCTGGTTCTAATGTGGATCATTCGGCTCTTAAGGGGAAGAAATTGGATGGGTCGGAGCTTTTGGAAAATGGGTTGGACCCCGAGCTCAGTTTCGAGATCACCTTTCGCCGAATT GGTGCTGGTTTGCAAAATCTTGGGAACACATGTTTTCTCAACTCAGTGTTGCAGTGTTTGACATATACAGAGCCTCTGGCTGCATATCTTCAAAGCGGGAAGCATCAAAATTCTT GCCATGTAGCTGGATTCTGTGCTCTATGTGCCATCCAGAAGCATGTCAGCCGTGCTTTGCAGTCAAGTGGGAGAATATTAGCACCCAAGGATCTTGTTTCTAATTTGCGAT GTATATCTCGCAACTTCAAAAATGCTAGACAAGAAGATGCTCATGAGTACATGGTAAACTTGCTTGAATCAATGCATAGGTGTTGCTTGCCTTTAGGCCTGCCAAGTGAATCTCCTAGTGCCTATGAGAAGAGTTTGGTACACAAGATTTTTGGTGGTCGCCTCCGAAGTCAG GTCAAATGCATGCAATGTTCTTTTTGCTCCAACAAGTTTGATCCATTTTTAGATCTAAGTCTGGACATAGTGAAGGCTGATTCTATTCATAAAGCATTTAAAAACTTCACTACTCCTGAGCTGTTGGATGGAGGGGAAAGGCAGTATCAATGTCAACGATGCAAGCAAAAAGTTAAGGCTCTTAAGCAGTTCACAGTTTACAAGGCACCTTATGTTTTAACTATTCATCTCAAGCGATTCCAGTCGTACAATCTTGAAGAAAAGATCCACAAAAAGATTCAATTTAGCCCTACATTGGATCTTGCTCCTTTTGTCAGTGGTTCCTATGCT GATGGAGATTTGAAGTACACTCTTTATGGGGTTCTGGTTCATCATGGTGGTAGCACCCGTAGTGGTCATTATTACTGTTACGTTCGAACATCCAGTGGAATGTGGTATGCCCTTGATGACAATCGG GTTTCACATGTTGGTGACAGGACAGTTTTTGAGCAGCAGGCATACATGTTATTTTATGTACGGGACCGAAGAAAAGTTGTTCCAAAGAAACCCGTCGACATTGCTTCGAAAGAGAATATGAAAACATCtaccaatttaaataaacCTGGTTCCATTGTCAACCCAGGTCAGAAGGACATCTGTACACAGAATCGTACATttgaaaaaaagttaaatggtCCCTCCAATGATGAATTGgtaaaagagttaaaagaCTCATCAAACGTAGGTACatcaaaaacaacaatttcaaATGGACCATCTGTCCCGAGAGAAACTGAACGGGCAAGTAAAGAATGCTCAGTACCGGAGGTATCGTCCATGCCAAAATCTCCTTCAGTGGGAATCTCCtcattaaaaacttttaacaaGGAAATTATTCCGAACTCTAGTTCCGCGGGAGATTTACCATCGTTACCCAGAGGAATGAACAGTAGCTTTCACGCTACTAATTCCAAGAGCTCTTTGGCCAAAGCAGCTGATACGGAAATCAACCATGTCGACAGAAGCTTGGGTGTCTCAGTTGCTACTTCTCTCAGG AATGATAATGCTGCTGCTTCAATCCAAGAGTCTGGCTGTAAAACGTTGAAGAAATCTGACCCTGAAGTAGTACCAAATCAACCAATGTCAGAAAGTAGCAAG GTTGGCATTTCAGATCAAATTTCGGCTGGTAACTTGTCTTCTGGGGATGCTTCTAATTGTAAGAAGATGCCCGATGagtcaaataaaatatcaagTTCAACTATGGTAGAGGGACTTTTGCTCTCAAAAACTCTTGATTCGAAGCATGGCAGAGgattgaaaagaaaacttttgaaGTACCCTTCGGGAAGTTTGCATCTCAGCTCAAACATTCTTTTCAAGACATCCTTAAGCCTgtgtaagaagaagaaacatagAAGGAAAAAACGCCAATCTCCAGGCTCCAAAACTCTCACTGTGGAAAGCTTGTTCAGTAGAAACGATGTGTCATCTGATTTTGGTCCATCTACATCTGAGAAATCCAAGTCCATTTGCTTAGTTTCTAAGTCCAGGAAGAAGGATAAGCATGGTTCTAGAGAAAGTAATGGTAATTGCGCAAGGAAAGAAGGTCATAAAGTGGAGTCGCTGACTGATATAGTTGATAAAGAAGGCGAAAAGAGAAGTACAGAGGCACATTCTGTGGTTGCAACTATGAACACATTGAATTGTAGTACTGACTCTATCATAGTGGCTAATCACAATGGGTCTGTTGAGACGAATTGTttaaaagatagaaaaagaaGTTCTAATCAAGATGGCTCACGTCGTGCTCTTACCAATGGCTTTCAAGATACAGTTG TCAAGCAGTGGGATGGGATAGACATGCCTTCATCTGGGAATGGGTTCACTGGTATGGAGAATGTTAGCATTGGCTACGTTGCAGATGAATG GGACGAAGAATACGATCaagggaagaggaagaag
- the LOC111798399 gene encoding ubiquitin carboxyl-terminal hydrolase 23 isoform X1 — protein sequence MADGVVFKPELGDNQSDCPGASTDLVFSLFQKRVDYVPARRTFKGFDNGGGDFELTTLNPNSSFGQKSGSNVDHSALKGKKLDGSELLENGLDPELSFEITFRRIGAGLQNLGNTCFLNSVLQCLTYTEPLAAYLQSGKHQNSCHVAGFCALCAIQKHVSRALQSSGRILAPKDLVSNLRCISRNFKNARQEDAHEYMVNLLESMHRCCLPLGLPSESPSAYEKSLVHKIFGGRLRSQVKCMQCSFCSNKFDPFLDLSLDIVKADSIHKAFKNFTTPELLDGGERQYQCQRCKQKVKALKQFTVYKAPYVLTIHLKRFQSYNLEEKIHKKIQFSPTLDLAPFVSGSYADGDLKYTLYGVLVHHGGSTRSGHYYCYVRTSSGMWYALDDNRVSHVGDRTVFEQQAYMLFYVRDRRKVVPKKPVDIASKENMKTSTNLNKPGSIVNPGQKDICTQNRTFEKKLNGPSNDELVKELKDSSNVGTSKTTISNGPSVPRETERASKECSVPEVSSMPKSPSVGISSLKTFNKEIIPNSSSAGDLPSLPRGMNSSFHATNSKSSLAKAADTEINHVDRSLGVSVATSLRVIDANASAILQANDNAAASIQESGCKTLKKSDPEVVPNQPMSESSKVGISDQISAGNLSSGDASNCKKMPDESNKISSSTMVEGLLLSKTLDSKHGRGLKRKLLKYPSGSLHLSSNILFKTSLSLCKKKKHRRKKRQSPGSKTLTVESLFSRNDVSSDFGPSTSEKSKSICLVSKSRKKDKHGSRESNGNCARKEGHKVESLTDIVDKEGEKRSTEAHSVVATMNTLNCSTDSIIVANHNGSVETNCLKDRKRSSNQDGSRRALTNGFQDTVVKQWDGIDMPSSGNGFTGMENVSIGYVADEWDEEYDQGKRKKIRQFKHTFDGPNPFQEIATKKSQFKKVKVERCGSGNEPFRI from the exons ATGGCTGACGGGGTTGTTTTCAAACCGGAGCTTGGTGATAATCAGTCGGATTGTCCTGGGGCATCGACTGATTTAGTGTTTTCTCTGTTTCagaagagggtggattatgtTCCAGCTAGGAGAACTTTCAAGGGGTTTGATAACGGCGGCGGCGATTTTGAACTCACGACGCTAAACCCCAATAGCTCGTTTGGTCAGAAATCTGGTTCTAATGTGGATCATTCGGCTCTTAAGGGGAAGAAATTGGATGGGTCGGAGCTTTTGGAAAATGGGTTGGACCCCGAGCTCAGTTTCGAGATCACCTTTCGCCGAATT GGTGCTGGTTTGCAAAATCTTGGGAACACATGTTTTCTCAACTCAGTGTTGCAGTGTTTGACATATACAGAGCCTCTGGCTGCATATCTTCAAAGCGGGAAGCATCAAAATTCTT GCCATGTAGCTGGATTCTGTGCTCTATGTGCCATCCAGAAGCATGTCAGCCGTGCTTTGCAGTCAAGTGGGAGAATATTAGCACCCAAGGATCTTGTTTCTAATTTGCGAT GTATATCTCGCAACTTCAAAAATGCTAGACAAGAAGATGCTCATGAGTACATGGTAAACTTGCTTGAATCAATGCATAGGTGTTGCTTGCCTTTAGGCCTGCCAAGTGAATCTCCTAGTGCCTATGAGAAGAGTTTGGTACACAAGATTTTTGGTGGTCGCCTCCGAAGTCAG GTCAAATGCATGCAATGTTCTTTTTGCTCCAACAAGTTTGATCCATTTTTAGATCTAAGTCTGGACATAGTGAAGGCTGATTCTATTCATAAAGCATTTAAAAACTTCACTACTCCTGAGCTGTTGGATGGAGGGGAAAGGCAGTATCAATGTCAACGATGCAAGCAAAAAGTTAAGGCTCTTAAGCAGTTCACAGTTTACAAGGCACCTTATGTTTTAACTATTCATCTCAAGCGATTCCAGTCGTACAATCTTGAAGAAAAGATCCACAAAAAGATTCAATTTAGCCCTACATTGGATCTTGCTCCTTTTGTCAGTGGTTCCTATGCT GATGGAGATTTGAAGTACACTCTTTATGGGGTTCTGGTTCATCATGGTGGTAGCACCCGTAGTGGTCATTATTACTGTTACGTTCGAACATCCAGTGGAATGTGGTATGCCCTTGATGACAATCGG GTTTCACATGTTGGTGACAGGACAGTTTTTGAGCAGCAGGCATACATGTTATTTTATGTACGGGACCGAAGAAAAGTTGTTCCAAAGAAACCCGTCGACATTGCTTCGAAAGAGAATATGAAAACATCtaccaatttaaataaacCTGGTTCCATTGTCAACCCAGGTCAGAAGGACATCTGTACACAGAATCGTACATttgaaaaaaagttaaatggtCCCTCCAATGATGAATTGgtaaaagagttaaaagaCTCATCAAACGTAGGTACatcaaaaacaacaatttcaaATGGACCATCTGTCCCGAGAGAAACTGAACGGGCAAGTAAAGAATGCTCAGTACCGGAGGTATCGTCCATGCCAAAATCTCCTTCAGTGGGAATCTCCtcattaaaaacttttaacaaGGAAATTATTCCGAACTCTAGTTCCGCGGGAGATTTACCATCGTTACCCAGAGGAATGAACAGTAGCTTTCACGCTACTAATTCCAAGAGCTCTTTGGCCAAAGCAGCTGATACGGAAATCAACCATGTCGACAGAAGCTTGGGTGTCTCAGTTGCTACTTCTCTCAGGGTAATTGATGCCAACGCATCTGCCATTCTTCAGGCT AATGATAATGCTGCTGCTTCAATCCAAGAGTCTGGCTGTAAAACGTTGAAGAAATCTGACCCTGAAGTAGTACCAAATCAACCAATGTCAGAAAGTAGCAAG GTTGGCATTTCAGATCAAATTTCGGCTGGTAACTTGTCTTCTGGGGATGCTTCTAATTGTAAGAAGATGCCCGATGagtcaaataaaatatcaagTTCAACTATGGTAGAGGGACTTTTGCTCTCAAAAACTCTTGATTCGAAGCATGGCAGAGgattgaaaagaaaacttttgaaGTACCCTTCGGGAAGTTTGCATCTCAGCTCAAACATTCTTTTCAAGACATCCTTAAGCCTgtgtaagaagaagaaacatagAAGGAAAAAACGCCAATCTCCAGGCTCCAAAACTCTCACTGTGGAAAGCTTGTTCAGTAGAAACGATGTGTCATCTGATTTTGGTCCATCTACATCTGAGAAATCCAAGTCCATTTGCTTAGTTTCTAAGTCCAGGAAGAAGGATAAGCATGGTTCTAGAGAAAGTAATGGTAATTGCGCAAGGAAAGAAGGTCATAAAGTGGAGTCGCTGACTGATATAGTTGATAAAGAAGGCGAAAAGAGAAGTACAGAGGCACATTCTGTGGTTGCAACTATGAACACATTGAATTGTAGTACTGACTCTATCATAGTGGCTAATCACAATGGGTCTGTTGAGACGAATTGTttaaaagatagaaaaagaaGTTCTAATCAAGATGGCTCACGTCGTGCTCTTACCAATGGCTTTCAAGATACAGTTG TCAAGCAGTGGGATGGGATAGACATGCCTTCATCTGGGAATGGGTTCACTGGTATGGAGAATGTTAGCATTGGCTACGTTGCAGATGAATG GGACGAAGAATACGATCaagggaagaggaagaag
- the LOC111798699 gene encoding transmembrane protein 184B-like, with the protein MVDAVQIYYSIIAFFCTVGAIALAVLHIYRHLLNYTEPTYQRYIVRIIFMVPVYALMSFLSLVIPSSSIYFNSIREVYEAWVIYNFLSLCLAWVGGPGAVVISLSGRVLKPSWGLMTCCLPPVQLDGRFIRRCKQGCLQFVILKPILVAVTLILYAKGKYEDGNFNPKQSYLYLTIIYTMSYTMALYSLALFYVACKDLLQPFNPVPKFIIIKSVVFLTYWQGVLVFLAAKTQWIKNAEEAAQFQDFLICIEMLIAALGHLYAFPYKEYAGANIGGSRGFTGSLAHALKLNDFYHDTVHQFAPTYHDYVLYNHSDGDEGTRKYRSRTFVPTGPEMDTVRRNKHMFANKVEDIPLSTIPQNSYTVLEPAHPDAMKSSLLMDASNSLSTPYDMSLIDLDMSSYPSKVPAANETETR; encoded by the exons ATGGTGGATGCGGTTCAAATCTACTACAGTATTATTGCGTTTTTTTGCACGGTTGGAGCCATTGCTCTGGCGGTCCTTCATATTTACCGGCATCTTTTGAACTATACGGAACCTACTTATCAGAGATATATCGTGCGAATCATCTTTATGGTCCCG GTATATGCACTGATGTCCTTCTTGTCTCTTGTTATACCTTCGAgttcaatctattttaattcaattcgAGAAGT ctaTGAAGCTTGGgtcatttataattttctgtCATTGTGTCTGGCATGGGTTGGTGGTCCTGGAGCTGTTGTAATAAGTTTAAGTGGTCGTGTACTGAAGCCATCATGGGGCTTGATGACGTGTTGTCTTCCTCCTGTACAACTAGATGG GCGTTTTATACGGAGGTGCAAGCAAGGCTGTTTGCAATTTGTCATTCTGAAGCCTATACTAGTTGCTGTTACACTTATTTTATATGCAAAAGGGAAGTATGAGGATGGAAATTTCAATCCAAAACAATCATACCTTTATCTTACCATCATCTATACTATGTCATACACAATGGCTCTTTATTCATTAGCATTGTTTTATGTGGCATGCAAAGACTTACTTCAACCATTTAACCCGGTCCCGaagttcatcatcattaagTCTGTTGTCTTCTTGACTTACTGGCAG GGCGTCCTTGTTTTTCTTGCTGCAAAAACTCAATGGATCAAGAATGCAGAGGAGGCTGCTCAATTTCAAGATTTCCTCATATGCATTGAGATGCTTATAGCCGCTTTGGGCCATCTTTATGCATTCCCATACAAAGAATATGCAGGAGCTAACATTGGTGGTTCGCGTGGTTTCACCGGAAGTCTTGCACATGCCTTAAAATTGAATGACTTTTACCACGATACAGTCCACCAA TTTGCACCAACTTATCACGATTACGTTCTTTACAACCATAGTGACGGTGACGAAGGAACGAGGAAGTACCGATCACGCACCTTCGTGCCTACCGGCCCCGAAATGGACACTGttagaagaaacaaacacaTGTTTGCAAACAAGGTAGAGGACATTCCACTTTCCACAATCCCTCAGAATTCCTATACCGTTCTCGAACCAGCACATCCCGATGCAATGAAGTCATCTCTTCTCATGGATGCCTCTAACTCTTTATCCACACCGTACGATATGTCGCTTATCGACTTGGATATGTCGAGCTACCCCTCGAAAGTTCCTGCAGCAAATGAAACTGAAACGAGGTGA